From Azospirillum humicireducens, a single genomic window includes:
- a CDS encoding RrF2 family transcriptional regulator, protein MLSQKAKYALRALIMLAEKDNGDLILIADIAERENIPRKFLEAILVELRKEGLLFAKRGKSGGYRLARPAAQITFGEVIRLIDGHLAPIPCASKASFRPCEDCIDTQTCSVRWLMVQVRDATAAVLDNQTLADALRHRQSTGNIAANFDI, encoded by the coding sequence ATGCTGTCGCAGAAAGCCAAATACGCGTTGCGTGCCCTGATCATGCTGGCGGAGAAGGACAATGGCGATCTGATCCTGATCGCTGACATCGCCGAGCGCGAGAACATCCCGCGCAAGTTCCTGGAAGCGATCCTGGTGGAGTTGCGCAAGGAAGGGCTGCTGTTCGCCAAGCGTGGCAAGAGCGGCGGATACCGGCTTGCGCGGCCGGCGGCGCAGATCACCTTCGGCGAGGTGATTCGCCTGATCGACGGCCATCTGGCACCGATCCCCTGTGCCAGCAAGGCCTCCTTCCGGCCGTGCGAGGACTGCATCGATACGCAGACCTGCTCGGTCCGCTGGCTGATGGTCCAGGTCCGCGACGCCACCGCCGCCGTGCTCGACAACCAGACGCTGGCCGACGCCCTGCGCCATCGCCAGTCGACCGGCAACATCGCCGCCAATTTCGACATCTGA